A genomic region of Cannabis sativa cultivar Pink pepper isolate KNU-18-1 chromosome 1, ASM2916894v1, whole genome shotgun sequence contains the following coding sequences:
- the LOC115704875 gene encoding uncharacterized protein LOC115704875, with translation MVKQEERFFSRLLSKDTTQPNSSCRVYYGEAAGAIPFVWESQPGTPKHTFESNTLPPLTPPPSYSTTTTTTNSSSSSKSKLSKPKSLLLLLINTTTTSIFSKNKTAATASAAGGGGGGGHNKLWQPSSSSFSSSSSASSSSYSSWSISSSSYNSTSSTNNKQKALLHQNRRRFFGSKCPTSSFDYVAADYKDDAASRSPNSALCFPNMTMRKKNHWNCVSVGYVN, from the coding sequence ATGGTGAAACAGGAGGAAAGGTTCTTCTCCAGACTGTTATCCAAGGATACAACACAGCCAAACTCGTCTTGCAGAGTCTACTACGGAGAAGCAGCTGGCGCAATCCCATTCGTCTGGGAGTCACAGCCAGGTACTCCTAAACACACCTTCGAATCCAACACTCTCCCTCCCCTAACACCACCTCCTTCATATtccaccaccaccactaccactaattcttcttcttcttccaaaTCAAAACTATCTAAGCCAAAATCGCTTCTTCTCCTTCTCATCAATACTACCACAACTTCAATCTTCTCCAAGAATAAGACTGCCGCCACCGCTTCAGCTGCCGGCGGCGGTGGCGGAGGTGGACATAACAAGCTGTGGCAACCTTCTTCGTCTTCCTTCTCCTCGTCCTCGtctgcttcttcttcttcttattcttcttgGTCGATTTCTTCGTCAAGCTATAACTCTACTTCTTCTACTAATAATAAGCAGAAAGCGTTGCTTCATCAAAACCGACGTCGTTTCTTTGGTTCGAAATGTCCAACGTCGTCGTTTGATTACGTGGCGGCGGATTATAAGGACGATGCTGCGTCGAGATCTCCTAATTCGGCTTTGTGTTTTCCTAATATGACGATGAGAAAGAAAAACCATTGGAACTGTGTTTCTGTTGGCTAtgttaattaa